One segment of Paenibacillus sp. FSL R7-0337 DNA contains the following:
- a CDS encoding DNA/RNA non-specific endonuclease, with protein MATPLSAPVKPKNIVKKMSLKGVSALQSTPTISVSDVTETSLSINVTYPIDGQFGNGLALRDKYTGEWRDVYGSYYAKTGTYKVTGLRPGRSYEAQMYWYTDDTHTWTRQEQFAYGRTKSYAPTLTITNITQSTLRINVVYPTPGSHGNGLFIFNHATNTWSDIGNSWSVADGFYDVTNLTPETKYTIQQVWHVDSSSDWNRQEQTQSVIPTFSDTELPSAPTGLVSETFDYTNVYLSWNAATDNVGIKQYNIYNGDSLIGVTPNTNFLVPNISVPSINRFKVKAVDEANNISLASNISIIDFSDITRPTTPTNLAYRDVKLNSVTLYWTPSTDSSGISKYIIHDQKTGKAYISTEPKYTINDLKSYSTYSYAVTAFDLLGNRSHSSEVLQVTTDGYTNKSIEVIENGLLTNEGPYNARTYQNGKTFVMISGLSGDVDVLVEGNDYIKEGTDYWYSTNYLSQRMNVTVTGDKVVFTSKPVAPMNKVNSLTVTKNVYNITSVSDSVYSLASVSTFENIDRVKKMYAYLDEHPDFKMEQVQEYYESILAKENHRSKITEINEDVEMKAGSFITESISSSGSYDPDEFDPQLNPQELALMNDNYDNASGSIWAAFWAYAYSLSEFDKNELTDGNGDAFRHAFWGALMVVETNYNWAGRWGTAHELGEPNNPEDQKMMDLYNNFAGRMIGLKYVNSLNGKPLPLSIFYMPVLRDEVLRALDNGELKRIDNEPMFTSQTQVATFNSLNTITPMGATINPYDNIEMSAKHMKTDTTGKKTSTQQAPAGMVHIRTYLSINRFKNGWGQVQFVGNNQLTIRAWINNTFTGKTYEDITIPMDMTLYKAGYYATPQSIKAALAKYFEKKKNSGVYVRQWGAESTGIIYKVEGRSQFDVFGGNRNGGSVDINTFVNSMGPLWETEYLAYTNSDALRDLQKSLDLISVFPLVGVVAGSGSIIISFVSGNTKDAALAAGFTAAGPVIGKFTNYAGSAILRVYNSTKVNTILQKAGSSISNLKSAIKNTSSDLNSLITNVYSGYNGRIELEFADVGRMNFNQAQLIEGTNEVAQARYKNFLETKWAETTAEINTTFENAMSGDHFKKSGRIKVLTENAYYRKNGYTYTTDSMGRINKVEGDLVLNAAPRNEYAQGVAGRQDRIRDLQNPDAGGHLIASSFNGSGDLDNLVAMNAQINAPGGKWYQIEEVWRKALQNHKIVNIKIEPAYSGVSQRPSSFKVRYTINNGEPEIVTILNQVGG; from the coding sequence ATGGCTACGCCATTGAGTGCTCCAGTTAAACCGAAGAATATTGTGAAAAAAATGTCTTTAAAAGGAGTGTCTGCTTTACAATCCACTCCAACAATAAGTGTAAGTGATGTAACTGAAACTTCCCTTAGTATAAATGTTACATATCCAATAGATGGACAGTTTGGGAACGGGCTGGCCCTTAGGGATAAATATACAGGTGAATGGAGAGATGTTTACGGATCATATTATGCCAAGACAGGTACATATAAAGTAACAGGTCTTAGACCTGGGAGATCTTACGAAGCACAGATGTATTGGTATACAGATGATACACATACATGGACTCGACAAGAACAATTCGCTTATGGCAGAACTAAATCCTATGCCCCAACATTAACTATTACTAATATTACTCAATCAACATTAAGAATCAATGTTGTATATCCTACACCAGGAAGTCATGGAAATGGATTGTTTATTTTTAATCATGCTACAAACACTTGGTCAGATATCGGTAATAGTTGGAGCGTTGCCGATGGGTTTTATGATGTTACCAATTTAACTCCTGAAACTAAGTATACTATTCAGCAAGTATGGCATGTAGACAGTTCTAGTGACTGGAATCGCCAAGAGCAAACTCAATCTGTAATTCCAACATTTTCAGATACAGAACTTCCAAGTGCTCCAACGGGATTAGTGTCAGAAACCTTTGATTATACTAACGTTTACCTATCTTGGAATGCAGCGACAGACAATGTAGGTATAAAGCAGTATAACATTTACAATGGTGACTCATTGATTGGGGTGACACCAAATACGAATTTTTTAGTCCCTAACATTAGTGTGCCATCTATCAACAGATTCAAGGTAAAGGCAGTTGATGAAGCAAATAATATATCTTTGGCAAGTAATATCAGTATTATTGATTTTAGCGACATCACGCGTCCAACTACACCGACCAATTTAGCTTATAGAGATGTTAAGTTAAATAGTGTTACATTATATTGGACACCATCAACTGATAGTTCAGGGATTAGTAAATATATAATTCATGATCAAAAGACAGGCAAAGCATACATATCAACTGAACCTAAATACACCATCAATGATTTGAAAAGTTATTCAACCTATTCCTATGCAGTAACTGCATTTGACCTCCTAGGGAATAGATCACATTCTAGTGAAGTACTTCAAGTCACGACTGATGGTTATACTAACAAAAGTATAGAGGTTATTGAGAATGGTCTCTTAACTAATGAGGGGCCTTATAACGCGAGAACCTACCAGAACGGTAAAACATTTGTAATGATTTCTGGCTTATCAGGTGATGTCGATGTTTTAGTTGAAGGTAATGATTACATTAAAGAAGGTACGGATTACTGGTACTCGACAAATTACTTATCACAACGAATGAATGTAACTGTGACAGGTGATAAAGTAGTATTTACTTCAAAACCAGTTGCACCAATGAATAAAGTGAATTCATTAACTGTTACCAAAAACGTTTATAATATTACAAGCGTCTCTGATAGTGTTTATTCTTTGGCAAGTGTCTCCACTTTCGAAAATATCGATAGGGTCAAGAAAATGTATGCCTATTTGGATGAACATCCCGATTTCAAAATGGAACAGGTGCAAGAATATTATGAATCTATTTTGGCGAAGGAAAATCATAGATCAAAAATTACAGAGATAAATGAAGATGTTGAAATGAAAGCGGGTTCATTTATTACAGAGAGTATTTCATCATCTGGTAGCTATGACCCTGATGAATTTGATCCTCAGTTAAACCCTCAAGAATTGGCTCTAATGAATGATAACTATGATAATGCATCCGGATCTATATGGGCAGCTTTTTGGGCATACGCTTATTCTCTAAGTGAGTTTGATAAAAATGAATTAACTGACGGCAATGGAGATGCATTTAGGCATGCTTTCTGGGGAGCTCTAATGGTAGTAGAAACTAACTACAATTGGGCAGGTAGATGGGGCACAGCCCATGAGTTGGGAGAACCTAATAATCCTGAAGATCAGAAAATGATGGATTTATATAATAACTTTGCAGGAAGAATGATTGGGCTTAAATATGTAAATAGTCTCAATGGTAAACCTTTACCGTTATCTATCTTTTATATGCCTGTGCTGCGTGACGAAGTATTACGAGCTTTAGATAATGGAGAATTAAAAAGAATAGATAATGAGCCAATGTTTACATCACAAACCCAGGTTGCAACTTTTAACTCATTAAATACTATTACTCCTATGGGTGCAACAATTAACCCTTATGATAATATCGAAATGTCTGCGAAACATATGAAAACAGATACGACGGGAAAAAAGACGTCAACTCAGCAAGCTCCAGCAGGAATGGTACACATCAGGACGTATCTATCAATCAATAGATTTAAAAATGGTTGGGGACAAGTTCAATTTGTCGGAAACAATCAACTTACCATAAGAGCTTGGATTAATAATACTTTCACAGGGAAAACCTATGAAGATATCACAATACCTATGGATATGACTCTATACAAAGCAGGATATTATGCTACCCCGCAGAGTATTAAAGCAGCATTAGCGAAATACTTTGAAAAAAAGAAGAATAGTGGTGTCTATGTAAGACAATGGGGGGCTGAATCGACAGGAATTATCTATAAGGTAGAAGGTAGGTCGCAATTTGACGTTTTTGGTGGTAATAGAAATGGTGGTTCTGTTGATATTAATACTTTTGTAAATTCCATGGGCCCCTTGTGGGAAACCGAATATCTTGCGTATACTAATTCAGATGCGTTAAGAGATCTACAGAAAAGTCTTGATTTAATTTCTGTTTTTCCATTAGTTGGTGTTGTTGCGGGAAGTGGAAGTATAATCATTAGTTTCGTATCAGGAAACACAAAAGATGCTGCTCTTGCGGCTGGTTTTACTGCTGCTGGTCCAGTCATTGGGAAATTCACCAACTATGCAGGAAGCGCTATACTAAGAGTTTATAACTCAACAAAAGTGAATACGATTCTACAAAAAGCAGGAAGCTCGATAAGTAATTTAAAGTCGGCCATAAAAAATACGTCAAGTGACTTGAATTCACTAATCACCAATGTTTACTCAGGGTATAATGGAAGAATAGAACTTGAGTTCGCAGACGTTGGACGAATGAATTTTAATCAAGCTCAATTAATTGAAGGAACTAATGAAGTTGCACAGGCTAGATATAAAAACTTCTTAGAGACAAAATGGGCTGAGACAACTGCTGAAATTAATACAACCTTTGAAAATGCAATGTCTGGTGATCATTTTAAGAAGAGTGGTAGAATTAAAGTGTTAACTGAGAATGCTTATTATAGAAAAAACGGTTATACTTATACTACTGATAGCATGGGTAGGATTAATAAGGTTGAAGGCGATCTTGTTTTAAACGCAGCGCCTAGAAACGAGTATGCTCAAGGCGTAGCAGGTAGACAAGATCGTATTAGAGACTTACAAAATCCAGATGCAGGTGGGCATTTAATAGCATCTTCGTTTAATGGATCTGGTGATTTAGATAATCTAGTTGCTATGAATGCTCAAATCAATGCTCCTGGTGGAAAATGGTATCAAATAGAAGAAGTGTGGAGAAAAGCACTTCAGAATCATAAAATTGTGAATATTAAGATAGAACCGGCATATTCTGGAGTATCACAAAGGCCGTCCTCGTTTAAAGTGAGGTATACAATTAACAATGGCGAGCCTGAAATTGTAACTATATTAAATCAAGTTGGAGGTTGA
- a CDS encoding immunity protein YezG family protein: protein MPRGKTEELYQLIGNKLIGIIPDEWREIYLYAEILPSSRIIYFYFESTTKKELIYSHSIPDIYGVDELIYDRLCEELQAYFVELNKESRGASDDNWTNLTMYLDSSGKFSIDYNYDEVVYNPSEQRTIWKYKVLGLLPKEEFLQEYLDEYLKQ, encoded by the coding sequence ATGCCAAGGGGGAAAACGGAAGAACTATATCAACTTATCGGAAATAAGTTAATAGGAATAATTCCTGATGAGTGGAGAGAAATTTATCTTTACGCAGAAATATTACCTTCTTCAAGAATAATCTACTTTTATTTTGAATCTACTACGAAAAAGGAGCTAATTTATAGTCATAGTATCCCTGATATTTATGGAGTCGATGAGCTTATATATGATCGGTTATGTGAAGAGTTACAAGCATATTTCGTTGAATTGAATAAGGAGTCTAGAGGCGCATCTGATGATAATTGGACAAATCTGACGATGTATTTGGACTCTTCAGGAAAATTTAGTATCGATTATAATTATGATGAAGTTGTTTATAATCCTTCTGAACAACGTACAATATGGAAATATAAAGTTCTTGGACTACTTCCTAAAGAAGAATTTCTTCAAGAATACTTAGATGAATATTTAAAACAATAG
- a CDS encoding saccharopine dehydrogenase family protein, with amino-acid sequence MGKALIIGAGGVASVVVHKCCQNPDVFEEICIASRTVSKCDALKEKLDGGLTKISTAKLDADNTEEVIELIKSFQPDVVINVALPYQDLTIMDACLATGVHYVDTANYEPQDTAKFEYSWQWAYKERFEKAGITALLGSGFDPGVTGVFTAYAQKHYFDEIHTIDIVDANAGDHGYPFATNFNPEINIREITANGRYFENGEWIETAPLSEKKVYDLPEIGPKDIYLLYHEELESLAVNIPGVKKIRFWMTFSQNYLTHLKVLENVGMTSIEPINYEGKEIIPLQFLKAILPDPASLGPRTKGKTNIGCIIQGTKDGQPKTYYVYNVCDHEECYREVGSQAISYTTGVPAMIGAMMIIKGIWNKPGVHNIEEFDPDPFMDALNKHGLPWQEDFSPTLLD; translated from the coding sequence TTGGGAAAAGCGTTAATTATTGGCGCTGGCGGTGTAGCGAGCGTTGTTGTTCATAAATGCTGCCAGAACCCGGATGTATTCGAAGAGATTTGCATTGCCAGCCGTACGGTGTCGAAGTGCGATGCGCTCAAAGAGAAGCTGGACGGGGGCCTGACTAAGATTTCTACGGCCAAGCTGGATGCTGACAACACGGAAGAAGTGATTGAGCTGATCAAGAGCTTCCAGCCGGATGTCGTGATTAATGTGGCTCTTCCTTACCAGGATCTGACGATCATGGATGCCTGCCTGGCTACCGGAGTGCACTATGTAGATACAGCCAACTACGAACCGCAGGATACGGCGAAGTTTGAATATTCCTGGCAATGGGCGTACAAGGAAAGATTCGAGAAGGCCGGAATTACAGCGCTGCTAGGCAGCGGCTTCGATCCTGGCGTAACCGGTGTATTTACGGCTTATGCGCAGAAGCATTATTTTGACGAGATCCATACGATTGATATTGTGGATGCGAACGCGGGCGACCACGGCTATCCGTTCGCGACCAACTTCAATCCTGAGATTAATATCCGCGAGATTACTGCGAACGGACGTTACTTCGAGAATGGCGAGTGGATTGAGACCGCGCCGCTGTCTGAGAAGAAAGTATACGATCTCCCGGAGATCGGCCCGAAGGATATCTACCTTTTGTACCATGAAGAGTTAGAATCACTCGCTGTTAACATTCCTGGCGTGAAGAAGATCCGCTTCTGGATGACCTTCTCGCAGAACTATCTGACCCACCTGAAGGTGCTTGAGAATGTCGGCATGACTTCTATTGAGCCTATTAATTATGAAGGTAAAGAGATTATTCCTTTGCAGTTCCTGAAGGCCATTCTGCCTGACCCGGCTTCCCTGGGACCAAGAACCAAAGGTAAAACCAATATCGGCTGTATCATTCAAGGCACCAAAGACGGCCAGCCTAAGACCTATTATGTCTACAATGTCTGCGATCACGAGGAATGCTATAGAGAGGTTGGCTCACAAGCCATTTCATACACTACCGGCGTTCCTGCGATGATCGGGGCAATGATGATTATCAAAGGCATCTGGAACAAACCGGGTGTACACAATATCGAAGAGTTCGATCCGGATCCGTTCATGGATGCACTTAACAAACACGGCCTGCCTTGGCAAGAAGATTTCTCGCCGACGCTGCTGGATTAA
- the nspC gene encoding carboxynorspermidine decarboxylase, producing the protein MDIDISNLPSPAYLVDERLLTKNLETLNYVQEKSGAKILLAQKGFSMHAMYPLVGKYLHGVTSSSLFEARLGFEEMGKEVHVYAPAYVDREFDELLRYSDHMVFNSFDQWSRFKQRVQNAPKQISCGIRVNPEYSEIEVPLYDPCYNFSRMGVTLPNFRPDELDGIDGLHFHTMCEQNSDTLERTLRVVEEKFGQYLHGMKWLNFGGGHHITRPDYDLDTLIKCILHMKETYNVEIYLEPGEAVALNTGYLVATVLDTMHNGMDIAILDTSAECHMPDVLAMPYRPGIFGAGEPGEFAHTYRLGGMTCLAGDVIGDYSFPEPLKYGDKLIFTDMAHYSMVKNHMFNGVNLPAIASYNEEEGLKVIREFEYSDFSGRLS; encoded by the coding sequence ATTGATATCGATATCAGCAATCTGCCGTCCCCTGCTTATCTGGTGGATGAACGGCTGCTGACGAAGAACCTGGAGACCCTGAATTATGTGCAGGAGAAGAGCGGAGCCAAGATTCTTCTTGCGCAAAAAGGCTTCTCTATGCACGCCATGTACCCGCTGGTCGGCAAATACCTGCATGGCGTAACCTCCAGCTCCCTGTTCGAGGCCCGGCTGGGCTTCGAGGAGATGGGCAAAGAGGTCCATGTCTATGCACCGGCTTATGTTGACCGCGAGTTCGATGAGCTGCTTCGCTACAGCGATCATATGGTGTTCAACTCGTTCGACCAGTGGAGCCGGTTCAAGCAGCGCGTGCAGAACGCGCCGAAGCAGATTAGCTGCGGGATTCGCGTCAATCCGGAGTATTCCGAGATTGAAGTGCCGCTCTATGATCCTTGCTACAACTTCTCCCGTATGGGCGTAACCCTGCCGAACTTCCGGCCGGACGAGCTGGACGGCATTGACGGACTGCATTTCCACACGATGTGCGAACAGAACTCGGATACGCTGGAGCGTACGCTGAGGGTTGTAGAAGAGAAATTCGGCCAGTACCTGCACGGGATGAAATGGCTGAACTTCGGCGGCGGGCATCATATTACCCGTCCTGACTATGATCTCGACACCTTGATCAAGTGCATTCTGCATATGAAAGAGACGTACAACGTGGAGATCTATCTGGAGCCGGGAGAGGCCGTTGCCTTGAACACTGGTTATCTGGTTGCTACGGTACTCGACACCATGCATAACGGCATGGATATCGCGATTCTCGATACCTCGGCTGAATGCCACATGCCGGATGTGCTGGCGATGCCTTATCGTCCGGGCATCTTCGGTGCCGGAGAACCGGGCGAATTCGCCCACACCTACCGGCTTGGCGGCATGACCTGCCTGGCAGGGGATGTGATCGGTGATTATTCCTTCCCGGAACCGCTGAAATACGGCGATAAGCTGATCTTCACCGACATGGCGCATTACTCCATGGTGAAGAACCACATGTTCAACGGCGTGAACCTCCCGGCTATCGCTTCTTATAATGAAGAAGAAGGCCTCAAGGTGATCCGCGAGTTCGAATACAGTGACTTCAGCGGCCGGTTGTCTTAA
- a CDS encoding RNA polymerase sigma factor, translating to MKSSSLLDTDIEFAELYQRHADMVYRLCYIYLKNPVDVEDAVQSVFLKLINTPMVFNDHEHEKAWLTVTTKNYCKDILKHWWRTRRVALEPLPEIVTWNGIEPSGKVVSKLLSLPEKYKTVLYLYYFEEYTVKEIAEMLGCKESTIQTQLFRGRKRLKIDLGGDYIED from the coding sequence ATGAAATCCAGCTCTTTGTTAGACACAGATATAGAATTCGCAGAACTCTATCAACGGCATGCAGATATGGTCTACCGGCTTTGCTATATATATTTAAAAAATCCTGTTGATGTTGAAGACGCTGTTCAATCTGTATTTCTTAAACTAATTAACACCCCAATGGTCTTCAACGACCATGAGCATGAAAAAGCGTGGTTGACCGTAACTACTAAGAATTACTGCAAAGATATCCTTAAACATTGGTGGAGAACACGCCGTGTGGCATTGGAACCTTTGCCGGAGATTGTCACTTGGAATGGCATTGAGCCTTCGGGTAAAGTCGTTTCAAAACTTCTTTCACTCCCTGAAAAATACAAAACCGTATTGTATCTATATTATTTCGAGGAATACACAGTAAAGGAAATCGCTGAAATGTTAGGCTGCAAAGAAAGCACAATCCAAACACAATTATTTCGAGGCCGTAAACGGCTTAAGATAGATTTGGGAGGAGATTATATTGAGGATTAA
- a CDS encoding stalk domain-containing protein, whose product MKKRILLVSMVVGLTACLTLGNPEAATAAANDVGSGISSYGPDYLIKDDGTLWVWGETKSVPTQVHGLSDVQASFPLYYSAMVTTKDGSVWKWESNARTMAIEVTPVPELKNITSFQRVYPRHLAVTGEGAVYTSVTSTDDNTTPPFAPVPGLDHVTAISQYSESNKLNNKFSDWQRYLFLKTDGTVWTSIDELATFTPVANLKDIVQLEQNYALSKDGSVWTWPDQDSYLPETYSDPAKITATPFSGLKDIRALYNNGRSRLAIDKQSRLWFWGSTVTGYSDGTTYQDEPVPVVFSGISKVTDAYIVEQSIVALTSDGKVYAASIAAELMSPNAKFTLLASDIQSIKGGGRHVIMQKNDGTLWGWGVNKNAELGYGTYEFSYKEPVPMQKPISVSLNGESIAFTNGVITRNGQNFIPLRSLFSKMGATIGYSMDKVVTITGTAADKTPLTIVINTVNGATTVNNKNVTLATPPFVVNGTVYLPLRFISEQLGAKVDWLPQESRIAISMK is encoded by the coding sequence ATGAAAAAAAGAATTTTGCTTGTGAGCATGGTGGTGGGTTTGACGGCGTGTCTGACTCTGGGGAATCCCGAGGCTGCAACAGCAGCAGCTAATGACGTTGGCTCCGGCATCTCCTCCTACGGACCCGATTATCTGATTAAGGACGATGGGACCCTGTGGGTCTGGGGGGAGACGAAGTCCGTACCTACTCAGGTACATGGACTAAGTGATGTACAGGCTTCTTTCCCTTTATATTACAGTGCAATGGTAACCACCAAGGATGGCTCGGTCTGGAAGTGGGAGAGCAACGCCCGGACTATGGCCATTGAAGTTACACCTGTGCCCGAATTGAAGAATATAACCAGTTTCCAAAGAGTATACCCGCGTCATTTGGCAGTCACTGGAGAGGGTGCGGTCTATACTTCAGTTACGTCAACCGACGACAATACGACACCTCCGTTCGCGCCTGTTCCCGGCCTGGATCACGTTACAGCCATCTCTCAATATTCCGAGAGCAACAAGCTTAACAATAAGTTTAGCGACTGGCAGCGCTATCTGTTCCTGAAGACAGACGGGACGGTCTGGACCAGCATTGACGAACTTGCCACTTTTACACCGGTCGCCAATCTGAAGGACATTGTCCAGCTCGAACAGAATTATGCGCTCAGTAAGGATGGCAGCGTCTGGACCTGGCCGGACCAGGATAGTTATTTACCGGAGACCTATAGTGACCCGGCGAAGATAACTGCAACTCCTTTTTCCGGCTTAAAAGATATTCGCGCTCTGTACAACAACGGGCGCAGCCGGCTCGCGATTGACAAGCAATCCCGTCTCTGGTTCTGGGGCTCCACAGTCACTGGATATTCGGATGGAACCACGTATCAGGATGAACCCGTTCCGGTTGTCTTCTCAGGGATCAGCAAGGTGACCGATGCGTACATTGTTGAACAATCTATTGTCGCTCTGACCTCAGACGGCAAGGTCTATGCGGCTTCGATTGCCGCAGAACTTATGTCGCCAAATGCAAAGTTTACCTTGCTTGCTTCCGACATCCAGTCGATAAAAGGCGGAGGAAGACATGTCATTATGCAGAAGAACGACGGCACCCTCTGGGGGTGGGGCGTGAACAAAAATGCTGAGCTCGGGTACGGTACTTATGAATTCAGCTACAAAGAGCCCGTTCCGATGCAAAAGCCAATCTCCGTTAGCCTGAATGGCGAATCCATTGCCTTCACCAATGGTGTCATTACCCGTAACGGACAGAATTTCATTCCGCTGCGTTCACTGTTCAGCAAGATGGGAGCTACTATCGGTTATTCCATGGACAAAGTAGTAACGATCACCGGTACCGCTGCCGATAAAACTCCGCTAACCATCGTCATCAACACCGTGAACGGAGCCACCACAGTAAATAATAAAAACGTCACTCTGGCAACACCGCCGTTTGTAGTTAATGGTACCGTCTACCTGCCGCTGCGCTTCATCAGCGAACAGCTCGGGGCCAAGGTCGACTGGCTGCCGCAGGAGAGCCGGATTGCGATTAGTATGAAGTAA
- a CDS encoding deoxynucleoside kinase: MKHAPFIAVEGPIGAGKTTLATMLATELQLPVIKEIVDENPFLDKFYQNMDDWSFQLEMFFLCNRFKQLEDTTVQYIDQGEPVISDYHIYKNLIFGERTLKGSKRDKYREIYHILTDDFPKPNIILYIRADLDTLLARIAKRARTFEEIIAPAYLQQLIEDYDDAMASLARREPSTVIVTIDGNQVDFVENPEDFNTIAKQVKELMK; the protein is encoded by the coding sequence ATGAAACATGCACCTTTTATAGCCGTGGAAGGCCCGATTGGAGCCGGTAAAACCACCCTCGCCACGATGCTCGCCACCGAACTACAGCTTCCGGTCATTAAAGAAATTGTCGACGAGAATCCGTTTCTGGACAAGTTCTATCAGAATATGGACGACTGGAGCTTCCAGCTTGAGATGTTCTTTCTCTGCAACCGGTTCAAGCAGCTTGAAGACACAACTGTGCAGTACATAGATCAAGGGGAGCCGGTCATTTCGGATTATCATATCTATAAGAATCTGATCTTCGGGGAACGGACGCTGAAGGGATCGAAACGGGACAAATACCGGGAGATCTATCATATTCTGACCGATGATTTCCCCAAGCCGAACATCATTCTGTATATCCGGGCGGATCTGGATACGCTGCTGGCCCGGATTGCCAAGCGCGCGCGTACATTTGAAGAGATCATTGCCCCTGCCTACCTCCAGCAGTTAATTGAGGATTATGACGATGCAATGGCCTCACTGGCCCGCCGCGAACCGTCCACCGTAATCGTCACTATCGACGGAAATCAGGTGGATTTCGTGGAGAATCCCGAAGATTTCAACACCATCGCGAAGCAAGTAAAGGAGCTTATGAAATGA